The following coding sequences are from one Humulus lupulus chromosome X, drHumLupu1.1, whole genome shotgun sequence window:
- the LOC133806235 gene encoding zinc finger BED domain-containing protein RICESLEEPER 2-like, producing the protein MVENASSNDVSIRYLKRMFKEKEKGLILEGKFLHMRCCGHIVNLIINERLKEKHESIATIRNDVRYVRSSSSRLITFKEYVQVEGIECKGLLCLDVQTRWNLTFLMLNCALKFGRAFERMEGDGNYSKYFNEADKDGKPKERPPSEKHWQDASVFVRFLETFYDVSLKFSGSTYITANMYFIEICNMKQEFNDLTLDDEEDELLHGMAKNMKYKLDYLHHCFGDIHDDVTCTMMVKGVEQTIRAMFDQYHESIDTHVDQSMTQSQAIVSGSSSYVMSTRPTTNSTSGKSKRSRNLHDEYVVRKMEEGGKTKNEVDKYLEEAIEVPSQNFDVLGWLASI; encoded by the exons ATGGTAGAGAACGCTTCCTCTAATGATGTTTCCATTAGGTACTTGAAGAGGATGttcaaagagaaagagaaaggacTTATTTTGGAAGGAAAGTTCTTACATATGAGGTGTTGTGGTCATATAGTAAACTTAATTATCAATGAACGATTGAAGGAAAAACATGAGTCCATTGCTACAATTAGAAATGATGTGAGATATGTTAGGTCTTCCTCTTCTAGGCTTATAACGTTTAAGGAATATGTGCAAGTGGAAGGGATCGAATGCAAGGGTCTTCTCTGTTTAGATGTCCAAACAAGGTGGAACTTGACATTCCTCATGCTTAATTGTGCACTCAAATTTGGAAGGGCATTTGAAAGAATGGAAGGTGATGGAaattattcaaaatattttaatgaGGCTGACAAAGATGGGAAGCCAAAGGAGAGACCACCATCCGAAAAACATTGGCAGGATGCGTCAGTTTTTGTGAGATTTCTTGAGACATTTTATGATGTATCATTGAAGTTTAGTGGGTCCACATACATCACCGCCAATATGTACTTCATTGAAATATGCAACATGAAACAGGAGTTCAATGACTTAACACTTGATGATGAGGAGGATGAGTTGTTGCATGGCATGGCAAAGAATATGAA ATACAAGCTTGATTATCTCCATCATTGCTTTGGTGATATTCATGATGATGTAACATGTACTATGATGGTTAAAGGGGTGGAGCAAACTATACGGGCAATGTTTGATCAATATCATGAGTCAATTGATACACATGTTGATCAATCAATGACTCAGTCTCAAGCTATTGTTTCTGGTTCGTCCTCATATGTCATGTCTACTCGGCCTACCACCAATAGTACAAGTGGCAAGAGTAAGAGGTCACGTAACTTGCATGATGAGTATGTGGTGCGAAAAATGGAGGAGGGTGGTAAGACAAAAAATGAGGTCGATAAGTATTTGGAAGAGGCAATTGAGGTACCAAGTCAAAATTTTGATGTTTTGGGATGGTTGGCGAGTATTTGA